Proteins from a genomic interval of Motacilla alba alba isolate MOTALB_02 chromosome 11, Motacilla_alba_V1.0_pri, whole genome shotgun sequence:
- the NUTF2 gene encoding nuclear transport factor 2 — MGDKPIWEQIGSSFVQHYYQLFDADRTQLGAIYIDASCLTWEGQQFQGKAAIVEKLTSLPFQKIQHSITAQDHQPTPDSCILSMVVGQLKADEDPIMGFHQIFLLKNINDAWVCTNDMFRLALHNFG, encoded by the exons ATGGGAGACAAGCCTATCTGGGAGCAGATTGGATCCAGCTTTGTACAACATTACTACCAGCTTTTTGATGCAGACAGGACTCAGTTAGGAGCAATATAT attGATGCATCATGCCTTACGTGGGAAGGACAGCAGTTCCAGGGCAAAGCAGCCATTGTTGAAAAACTTACT AGCCTCCCTTTCCAAAAAATACAACACAGCATCACAGCACAAGACCACCAACCTACACCTGATAGCTGTATACTCAGTATGGTAGTGGGACAGCTTAAG GCTGATGAAGATCCTATCATGGGATTCCACCAGATATTTCTATTAAAGAACATCAACGATGCCTGGGTTTGCACCAATGACATGTTCAGGCTAGCACTGCACAACTTCGGCTGA
- the LOC119705800 gene encoding fractalkine-like has product MKAACLQMLLPPLLWALCLVTLAGGQPRARVRCSELCRNPTKKLSEKVIRSYHDIDPKCRRNITIFVTVKSREICADSNEGWVQEIRDKLDRKNAAVMPPHDVTSAEEAGSVERRVGPPELAPSQATAPASFFQGAGTTVREGIHAPAATTEVSSKPPLGRQEPTQLPAGSSPVTWEEAVHSELTPEAKGEPSNSPASAAAVAAGMGSRQPTPRPTVQDTASPHSSSDLMAAARGSNQPVLATNGSLDPTRARANTPDTASSSSRSDLPYIWDSMKTTTVTEAPQPTSISTLSSTTATDKAASVHTNRVVGPSAGVFATTAFDHSLPAGKQEPSDTVVFTHQVLSSQARVQMITVRPNNLPLPSFLSESQMHFVIPVSVVCGLMVSSVALVWLYLKFGVKPEETSREMVQGLLYQQAGHQDNVYPMEVI; this is encoded by the exons ATGAAGGCTGCCTGTCTCCAGatgctgctgccgccgctgctgTGGGCCCTGTGCCTGGTGACCCTGGCTGGAG ggcAACCCAGAGCACGTGTGAGGTGTTCAGAACTGTGCAGAAATCCTACAAAGAAGTTATCAGAGAAGGTGATCAGGAGCTACCACGACATCGACCCCAAATGCAGACGAAATATCACCAT atttgttaCTGTGAAGTCCAGGGAGATTTGTGCGGATTCAAATGAAGGCTGGGTGCAGGAGATCAGAGACAAACTGGACAGGAAAAATGCCGCAGTGATGCCACCACACGATGTCACCTCAGCAGAAGAGGCCGGGAGTGTTGAGAGACGTGTTGGTCCTCCAGAACTGGCTCCATCTCAAGCCACTGCTCCAGCTAGTTTCTTCCAAGGGGCTGGAACAACAGTTCGGGAGGGAATacatgctcctgctgccacGACAGAGGTGTCCAGCAAGCCccccctgggcaggcaggagcccacccagctccctgcaggatccaGCCCCGTGACATGGGAAGAGGCTGTGCACTCTGAGCTCACTCCAGAAGCAAAGGGAGAGCCCTCAAATTCTCCtgcatctgcagcagctgttgcaGCAGGCATGGGCTCCAGGCAGCCCACCCCACGCCCCACTGTTCAAGATACAGCTTCTCCTCACTCCAGTTCAGACCTGatggctgctgccagaggatCAAACCAACCTGTACTTGCCACCAATGGATCCCTGGACCCTACAAGAGCCAGAGCCAACACACCAGACACTGCTTCGAGCAGTTCTAGGTCAGATCTCCCCTACATCTGGGACAGTATGAAGACCACAACAGTCACAGAGGCACCACAGCCTACTTCAATTTCTACTCTGAGCTCCACCACTGCCACAGACAAAGCTGCTTCTGTCCATACCAACAGGGTTGTTGGTCCCTCTGCAGGTGTGTTTGCTACTACAGCATTTGATCATTCATTGCCTGCAGGGAAGCAAGAGCCTTCAGACACAGTAGTTTTTACTCACCAGGTGTTGTCAAGCCAAGCCAGAGTGCAGATGATCACAGTCAGGCCAAACAATCTGCCTCTGCCCAGCTTCTTGTCAGAATCTCAAATGCACTTTGTCATCCCAGTGTCTGTGGTCTGTGGACTGATGGTTAGCAGTGTTGCTCTTGTATGGCTGTATCTGAAATTTGGAGTTAAACCAGAAGAAACATCAAGAGAAATGGTGCAGGGCTTGCTCTACCAGCAGGCAGGACATCAAGACAATGTCTATCCAATGGAAGTAATATGA